In Zingiber officinale cultivar Zhangliang chromosome 3A, Zo_v1.1, whole genome shotgun sequence, the DNA window TGAGTGGAGATCTGATCTATTCTTGAGTTCATGTTTAGTTCACAAGTGCTTGAATTTGAATTTGCTTTTGCTTTGGTACTATCTAGTTGCTTCAATTTGAATTTCTAGGTTAAATGAAGTTGTAGATCTGTTCTTATCTGCTCATTTGCATGAATCTGAGTAGATCTTCTACCATCTGACAAATGGTTAGTTGATCCATTGAGTATATGATCTTTTGTTCTTGTTTTGTTCCTGTCTTGttcttgttttactcttgttTAGTTTCTAATATGTTTAGATCTGTTAATGGTGTAATCCATAGCATAGAGTGACAATATGTTGTGGGTTCATGATTAATAGATAGATAGGATTTCCTTTCATTACattaggtttagtttcattactCGATTTGCTATTTCGTATCATAGTTAAGAACTTAATCCAAAACcccaattcaatatcaaaacccTTAAGCAATAACAAATCAATCTTAAGATACCATCATTGTTACATTtgttgggagacgacccgagtcatctctatgctacattagtgtagaatgaattcagtcacttaattcttttgatatccATTTCGCGATAAAAATTGAGCTTATcaatatgcatgccctgttaaagTATGGTGTTAGAGATACTTTCTTGATAGGTCCTTTCATAGCGCATATTGGAGAACGTGTCCACACCTCGCAGAGCGTGCACATTGTCCACcaaggctctatataaaggggggtcatCATCGGCAGAGATACGGGTTATTATTGTTTGCGCTTGCGTTACTGTTGCTCCGCTTCCTTCTATACTTCCAGTGATTGACTTAAGCATCGGAGAGCTAATgtcgggaccccttccctagctcggaACTGACGTTACTTGTTTTACAAAGCGGAGCGTGTTTTACAGTCAGTCAGTACGATAACTACATCCCCGCTTTCCACCCTCtcgttttcggacaggatcaaaaggAATTAATACTCTATTTATTTGggacagcggaaaataaaactaagaaaaattttctaaaaaagtttcggaaagaaaaataaaatctatcCTATTACCAGGAATCAAATAGAATAAAtagcataagaaaaaaaaattctagccTATAATAAAAgtccaaaattaaagaaagatatttgatgaatattttaaaaaataaatactaattaATATGTAAATcacattattttataaaatttttcattgaaaaaatatacatggataGTCTGCTATATAAAGTCAATCATACATTTACTCTTTTTAACtaataaaattatatcatatattaaaaaaaaatgattatagTGCATATATCACCGAACatataaagtaattttttttcccCCATTTCACCATGACCTGAATTTATTTCATCCCTTCCTAATCCACTCCTTTTAAGTAAACAAATCACGAGGTCTTTAATAAGATTAATCACAGATAGCGTAGAAAAATGTCATGCATTAGCATCCACGGAAGATGAAAAGATTTTCAATAAAATATTCAACTGTAGCGGCCTAGTGGCCTGAGGCTGTTTGGTGGGTGGAGGGAATACATATTAATTATTGCTGTGTCTCTGTTTTGCTCGCGGTTGCCTACCCTTTCGTCTTCCTCGAGCAAACATTTCTTCTTTTTGAATCTTCATTGCCAACAATCATCGGCACCAAGACGCCTGTATCTAGATTTCACAAAAGATTCTGAAGTGTTTTCAACAGTCATGGCAGATTCTCCTGCGGTATGATGGTGTAGCATTTCAATATTTTTCGTCCATATATTGTGGAGTTCCAATAGCTTAATTTGCTAGCTTGGTTCTAAACATCTTTTTCCTTGAGAAATGTTTCTTTTTTCATCTTCTTAGACTATAGAAATTTCTGAACATGGATAAATCATGACTCCTATaacttgcatttttttttatgttcttcCAGGCTAAGGTGGAATTTTATGAACCGCCACCTTTAACTTGGAACAGGAAACTAGATGCTGAGGGGAAAAAGAGATCTGAGTTTTCTTTAATAAAGTTAACTGACTACCATATGGTATATGTTCTCTTATTTGAAAATTTCATTAATAATGTCAGCGCACCCTCTGATGATACCTATATGCTTATTTATTTGAGGTTAGGCCTGTTTGGCTTTTCATTCTCGTTCTAATCTGTTGGTGTACACTAAATTATTATTCGATGTGCCATTTTTTATTGATAAAAACACATTTTAAAAAGTCGATATCAAATTTCCATACATGTTTCAAGAGCCATAGCTCAGTTAAAATTCATATGGTCCAACCAGCCAACTTGGGATTCTTTAATATCATATTATCATTGTCCATTTCCTACTGCGAGCTAATAGATTGAGTTATACTTATCAATGATGCATCAGGTCTTGTGGTTCAGATGAGTATGCTGATTGTGCAATTATCTACGATCACCTGTAAATTAGGTCTGATTTGTGCACATGTAtactaaaatatttatttctaactcATGAGCTATTAATGTTTATATTATGTTCATAACTTCCTTATGTTATGTTGCACATACGAGTAGTCAAAATATTTAAAGTATGAACATAAGGTTATCGTGCTTATGCTTCTATGACTAATTCATTATGCATCTATGATTTtcatgttattttaaaagaactcATGAATAGGTATAATGTGTTCTCACCATCTACTCTGTAAGAACGGTTTCATTATCAAAAACCCTATGCAAGAAAGTTGGAATTTTTTTAAGTTGTAACAAGAATTAAGTCAACATCTGTGTTCTTATCCATAATAGGAAGTAAGTAGATGAAGTTATAGACTTTTGAGGTATCCTTTTTTTGTTCAGTTTGTTATACCAATGAGACATATGCACAACTATATATCGTATTCAGTTAATTATCAAGCTTCTAACGTTCTGCATTATGGTATATACGCTAAGAAAAAACAACCTCAATTGGACAATTAAGAGTTAAGATGCTGCAAATGTTTGACTTTGAAACACTAACATTGTTTATTGCCTTGTTAATCTGATATCTTTAATCAATCCTTCTATGTCAAGCTTTATTTTGCTTATCGGTTGTGCCGGAACTTCCTAGAGGAAACTGCAAGAGGACGGGTAAGCTAGATCTCCATTATTAATGGATTATTCTAATAAGAACTAGCTTGTGTTCAAATTATTAGAGTTAACCAAGAGTTGGATAATCTGATCATGATCTTTTAAATGGTTCTTATTTTCTTATCCTTGTGAAGGCTGTACTTTATAATCCTTTCAGAAAGTGGATGGATGTGTCTTATCAAGGAGTTCCTTTAGGTGGAATAGGGTACGGATTTATTCTTGGTTatttcatataaataatatataaatatatatgcaCAAGTATTTATGCATAAGTATTCCAGGTCTACCAAATATCTTTTAATATTATTGCTTTTGGCATAGATTGTGTGTGAAGCTATGGCAAGTTTATTTGCTCTTTAAAAGAGAGGAGAAGGTCAAAACCTACCTAATCCATTCAAGGATGTATAGGAGAAACTATGGAAGATTGCAACACTCATACAACCTTTTTACCATATAGGAATTTGTAATGGAAGTTTATACTTTACGATGCTAGTAATAATACACGTTTAATTCGTGGCTAAAATTCCTAAATTTACTCTAGAATACCTGGCATCGAGACTAGAACTTTATGGTTTTCCTGTCAGGACAAACATGTTTTGTGGGATCAGTAATGCATCAACAACAACATGAAGAAAAAAACAGTACTACTACTAAAATTGTCCTAAAACCTTATATCGAGGAGTTAATATGTTCCATGTACATACACATGAATTGAACAAGTTGATCTTGTATGTTTGATAAGTTGTTCATTCTCACTGCAATTTATGGATAAGTTAACAGAGATCAGTTCTTGATAAGTTAGTGTTGATCATTGCATATCACCAAGTTCACTTTTAGTTTCTTTGGCTTTTCTAATAGAGTTAACAGACCTGATTAATTGATTCCAAATATTTGATACCTTTCTTATGTGTTCACTGCTGAAACTTACAGATCGGGAAGTATAGGTCGGAGCTACAGAGGATATTTTCAGTACTGGCAACTACTGTCTGATCAGTGTGAAGAGAATCCTGTCCTAGCCAATCAGTTTTCTGTAAGTTGACTACCAAATGGTGAATACTCAATCTGAACTGTGATCTCCGTTTTTTGCACACGTAATCTTTGTAGATGCATAAACTTTAAAACATCTaccaagtttcttttaaaaaccTTTGTCGAAAATCAAAATTATAATATCCTAATTACTAATCGTGCCACTAGACATGAAACTCCGTCCATCTTTTACGCCCCATTCGTTTCTTCTATGAGTAAATTATTTCCTTTCATTTCAGagttttcatttgtttttttgtttttttgctgGCAGGTCTTCATTTCACGACCTAATGGAAAGAAGTACTCCACTGTGCTGTCTCCAAGGAGTTCAGAAATTCCAAAGTAACCATATCCTTTGCCTGTTCTAGTTGGTGTATCACATTTTGTGGCTCTTCATTCATTTCAGTCTCAATTAAGTAGTTTGGTCCCAGAATGGTTTTGTTAGTTTTGTATAACCAAGAATCTTTCGAATGACATGCAGAGGGAGTTCCAATCCTGGAATAGAATCTTGGGATTGGAATCTCAGTGGGAAAAATTGCACTTATCATGCTTTGTATCCAAGGTCCTGGACTGTTTATGATGGTAACTACGGCAAGGAAAATTTTGAATGGATAAAAAGGCATTTTTCAGGAGGCATATCCTCATTATATTGTTTTGCAGGTGAGCCTGACCCAAAACTCAAGATAACATGCCGTCAAATTTCACCATTTATCCCACATAACTATCAAGAAAGCTCCTTTCCAGTTTCAATTTTTAACTTCATGGTAGGGAATGGACTAATACAAAATCTTCAGTTCTTCACGTTCCTTTagttgctttgattattttaagCTGCTTGATTGCTTGCCAGCTGACGAATTCAGGTGAAACTTCTGCAGAAGTCTCTTTGCTTTTCACATGGGCTGTGAGTTAGATGACAaagtttaagtttatttttttatgtatttcccctttttttttcattcattccATGAATCGATTCTAATGCTCTAAGACCAGTGCCACTGTACACTGGCTCTAAGTTGCCAAGCTTAGTCTTTCAATGACCACAGCTAACAAGTATTCCTCTGTTTCTATAATGCAGAATTCTATAGGTGGTAAATCTGAATTTTCTGGTAATCATGCTAATTCCAGAATGAAGTGAGTAACAATAGCTAGTAAAAGTCTGTCTGGGTGTTGTGTGTTGGACTTCATGCTCTATATCAATCTAACCTACGTTTCAACTTTCAACTTTTCAATATGCTAGTTCAAAGAATGGTGTTCGTGGAGTTCTTCTGCATCACAGGTATCAGGTCTTCATCACCAAACCGTTTATAACTatagtttttcttttttcttccttttttagtTTTCTGAAGCAAACATGCAATGCAGAACTGCTAACCATCAGACGCCAGTGACGTTTGCCATAGCAGCCCATGAAACAAATGGAGTTTGTGTTACAGAATGCCCCTGCTTCCTCATATCTGGAAATTACAAGGGATTCACTGCAAGGGACATGTGGGATGAAATAAAAAAAGTAAGACAACTTTGCGCATCTCTCCTATGTATTTGTAAGGATATCTCTAACCAATTTCGTCTGATTTCACTCTATATAATATGTCTCGCTTGTATAAAACTATTGCATCAAGTTTGAATGTAGGTTTTTGCTTGAACTTAGTTGAAACTTATGAAGGCAAATAGTCTTATGAAAGTGGCTACCCAATGATATGGAAAGTATCACATAATCATTCTGCAATTACATATACATTCCATTTCCTAGTTTATAAATTATTTCGATCTCTACTTGTAGCTGCTATCAGATAATCTTACAGTTAGATATAGACCTTCATTTATATTATGACAAATCTTGATATTGTTGGATATCTTTCTGCAACTAGAATGGATCCTTCTCCCACCTAGAAGACAACAGAACAACCCGACCATCAGAACCAGGGTCATCTATTGGAGCAGCAGTTGCAGCAACAGTTACAGTGCCATCTAAAGAAAGTCGTACAGTTACATTCTCTTTGGCATGGGCCTGTCCCCAAGTTAAGTTTTCTAGTGGCAGAACCTATAACAGGTGAGTGAAGCAATGTATCTAAATGACTAAACCTAAACGACTTTGCTGATTATTAGTTTATGACCTAATAACAGGAGATATACTAAATTCTATGGGacagatgctgatgttgcagcagcAAATCTTGCTCATGATGCCATAATTGGTATGTTTGAATGACAAGCACTATCTCAAATATACCACACATTAGTTTCTGACGTTTGAGGAATAGCTGTTGTTTCATGAACATTAGTTTTTGGGCTGTGTTGTGAGTTGGTTCAAAGAGGGCAATGTTTTCCTTTAGTGCCAATATCAAATTGCAGTTTCTTTTTATGTATGCAATTGTAGTAAGATGAGAGATACACTTTGTGTCTTAGCTTTTGTCTTTCTATTACTAATGGATTTCTTACTGTGATCGTAATGGTCTTAGTTCACCTCTTAAATTTAATACAGAATGCTCCAACTGGGAGTCACAGATTGAAGATTGGCAAAGGCCTATTTTGGAGGACAAACAGCTTCCTCAATGGTATGCTCCACATTTTATCCATCTTTCATCTCATAAGAAAATACATGAACTTACTATTAACTGCCTCAGGTATCCAATCACTCTCTTCAATCAGCTCTACTATCTAAATGCCGGGGGCACAATTTGGACAGGTGAGTTATATTAGGTTCTTATTTCGTCTCTAGATACGGCCTGGGCAGATGGCATTAGGCTGACAAAGAAATTGCAGATGGAATGCCCCCTGTTGAGAGTTTGGCAAACGTGGAAGAAAGAAAATTCTCTCTCAGTATACCCAGTGGACATATCAAAGAAATGAATAGAAATGTCAAAGGAAGCGATGCTGCTGCTAATATCTTGACAAGCGTGGCACAGATCAGTGTGAAATTACAGTCTCCTGTTACATCACATTCCGCCTTCGGTACATCATTGCTGCAGGAAGGAGAGGAAAACATCGGCCAGTTTCTGTACCTCGAAGGAATAGAATATCGTATGTGGAACACTTACGATGTCCACTTCTACTCATCGTTTGCTTTGATCATGTTGTTTCCCAAACTTGAACTCAGCATTCAGAGAGACTTTGCAGCAGCAGTACTGATGCATGATCCTCAAAAGATTGAATTGTTTACCGGCCAGCGGGTTTCAAGAAAGGTTCTTGGTGCCGTACCTGATGATATCGGAACAAATGATCCATGGTATGAAGTAAATGGTTACATCCTACATGATAGCAATAGGTGGAAGGACCTTAATCCAAAGTTCGTCTTGCAAATTTACAGAGATGTAGTTGTGACAGGAGACATAACTTTTGCAAAATCTGTTTGGCCTTCTGTTTACATTGCAATGGCTTACATGGATCAGTTCGACAAGGACAAAGATGGAATGATAGAAAATGAAGGTTTCGGGGATCAAACATATGACATGTGGGCAGCTTCTTGTGTGAGTGCGTATAGTGGTGGCCTTTGGGTCGCTGCTCTGCAAGCTGCTGCTTCCATGGCACGACTAGTTGGAGATGGAGCTTCTGGAGATTATTTTTGGGACCGGTATCAGAAAGCAAAAGCTGTATATGAACATCTATGGAATGGCTCTTATTTTAACTATGATAATGGTGGTGGAGTATCAAGCTCATGTATTTTGGCTGACCAATTGGCTGGACAATGGTATGTCCTATATATATCATACTTGATAGCTTCACTTTTCCTTCGGCAAACAATGATTTACAGTTTTATAAGAGATTAAAGAACAGAAATATTATAGTTTTGTGTCTCACTGCAGGTATGCCAGAGCTTGTGGACTGGAAGGAATCGTCGATGAGAAGAAAGCACAAAGTGCTTTTCAAACCATCTTTAACTTCAATGTGTTAAAAGTGAAGGAAGGGACCTGCGGAGCGGTTAACGGAATGAAACCGGATGGAACTCTGGACTTGTCTGCATTTCAATCAATCGAGATATGGCCAGGAGTGACATACGCCGTTGCTGCTGCAATGATCCAAGAAGGCATGCCGGAAATAGGATTCAAAACAGCACAAGGGATTCATGAAACTGCATGGTCCGAGAAAGGATTAGGGTGTGTCTTCTAATGGCTACTCGGtttaagtaattcttttagtTGCATCTCTTGTCTGAAAAACTACGTACCTTAAACAGGTACTCATTTCAAACTCCTGAAGCATGGACACCGGATGGTCGATACAGATCATTGCAGTACATGCGTCCTCTAGCCATATGGGCGATGCAGTGGGCACTGTCACCGCCGAGATTGAACAAGGACGATGGGTCCAGAGCAGATTGGAGTGGAGAAATTCAAATTCCTCGTCAGGCATTTTCTCGGATTGCAAACTTCCTCAAGCTGCCAGAAGAGAAGGCGTCTAAAACCATTCTTCGAGTCATCTACGATATTGCTCGTGAAAGACTTTGGGCACGGAGATGAATCATCATCATTCAGAATCTCTGCAGTGGATATCATCCCGCTGAATCTATCTTTTAATGCTAttgtaataatattaaaataaagaatatttttaatataattttttttttgtgtgttttttttattgtaaaatGACTAACGAAGATAACATAATATTTAAGTCTATCGAATAACGATATAAAATCTAAATATCTTAAAAGATGATATCCAAACGAGTAAATACTAAATTTATAAAAGagtaatttatgatttttattaatattacatgaagtatataaaaaattagataaCGTATTCGCAGAAAACGAACAACCCAGGGATAacaaaatacattacaaaatatcTAATGACGGATGACTTAGATGATTATGTCATAAGAAAATAAATGATGAGATAGACATAAAAAAAGGGCGGAAGGGGATGATAGCGTAAATGTAAATTTTAGCCAGTAATAGATATCATCTCTATAGACCTTACCGACCAGTGTTGTTCCCATACGACGATCCAAcatctaaaaataggaatcaaagaaaagaaatataataGAATTAGTAGCACAAATTGCAATgatagaaattaaattttttgacaTAGATGACATATATAAAACATTAGAGAAAACTAAATGTAAAGATGGAgtgaagaaagagaaagaactcGTGTGGGTAATGGATAGTCCAGAATTATCACCAATAACGATGCTATCATTCCCCGAGTAAGGCTCATTCAACGAAATAGTAGTGAGATTAGTGGTGACATGATGAGATATGCCAGAGTCAACCACTCATTCTCGAGAATCAGACAAAGGTATAAAATGAATGGCAGTGTGTGCAAATAGTGAACTATACGCGGGACGTGGAGCACATGGAGGAGCCAACCGAAGCAAAGCAAGCATCGAGGTAGTCATATGACTACATTGGCAAATAGAGTGACTTTGGACACTACAGATCTGACAGCGCCCAAGATAACGATTGGGACTGGACACGGCTGGTGTTGGATTGagacacacgtgagaggggggtgaatcatgtggttttaaaaacatttctTTTTCCATTAAAACTAAGTACGAATGTAGCAGAATAAcgagaaaacaagaaaaaaaatacacgttcaatttttacttgattcgaaaccttcaacgactcctactccaaaacctaggtcccacggacctatcaatgggtaatccactaataacctcttTCGAAACCGCCGAAAGAGAGGATCGAATACAAAGAAAAGTTAGGACAAGTGTAAcatgctacactttcctttatgcaaaaattaagtacaatatgaaatgttcgttacccaacaccttcgaCGATGATCGAATTAGGCTCGGTGTCGGACGTCTCCTTAACAATAGTCAGGCGTAGCAGCAtcatagcagagcagcagcaggaAGCTGGAATAGTTGGGACACCAAATGAACACGTAGAAGCTTGTAGATGAGTTGTTATAAAAGTCTTGGTCGAATGCCTCTTTTGTAAgggatggaagacgccttcaacgccactaaaggcgccttcaacaccactgaaggcaccttcaaccacaAAACCTATCTCTTTAAAACTGGCTCTTATCGTCGCCAAGGTCTTCTGTGTTATttgactgaaggcgccttctaagctcccgaaggcgccttccatgaatagtactcaaggcgccttccgtcGTTTGAAAGGCACATCGAATACTGTTCACCTGAGGCAACATGTGCTCCTTTTGCCCTGTAAGTTCATGTTAGCCCAAAACAAATAAtaacctacaaaatagagttagcacaataaaaataatattaattaataattagaTTTTGTTTTCCTGAGAGCAGAATCTAGTTAGGatcttaatttagattttgaaatagacctaaattggaccgacacctactgcCCCCTTAATCGGGACacgtcctcactgagtcactttcctctagtaacttaccttcacttacaaAAGGTCAGATTACCTCCTTGACATCCAatctgacccactaggtcttcctgtcgAAATGACACATTTATACTCCGTCAATTGGGAATTGAATATTCTGACCTTTTGTCGGAATCGTACATTTAGACTTCAACCCATTGGAAATTGAACATCTCGACCTCCTACCAAAATCCCACATctagacttcctgcctagtgtctggtgCTCATGACCCATCAAGTTAGTTAACCCTGCGCACTTGATAACaatgttagatcaacaacacatctaactttaatccacttgtcattcatca includes these proteins:
- the LOC122053063 gene encoding non-lysosomal glucosylceramidase-like; this translates as MADSPAAKVEFYEPPPLTWNRKLDAEGKKRSEFSLIKLTDYHMLYFAYRLCRNFLEETARGRAVLYNPFRKWMDVSYQGVPLGGIGSGSIGRSYRGYFQYWQLLSDQCEENPVLANQFSVFISRPNGKKYSTVLSPRSSEIPKGSSNPGIESWDWNLSGKNCTYHALYPRSWTVYDGEPDPKLKITCRQISPFIPHNYQESSFPVSIFNFMLTNSGETSAEVSLLFTWANSIGGKSEFSGNHANSRMNSKNGVRGVLLHHRTANHQTPVTFAIAAHETNGVCVTECPCFLISGNYKGFTARDMWDEIKKNGSFSHLEDNRTTRPSEPGSSIGAAVAATVTVPSKESRTVTFSLAWACPQVKFSSGRTYNRRYTKFYGTDADVAAANLAHDAIIECSNWESQIEDWQRPILEDKQLPQWYPITLFNQLYYLNAGGTIWTDGMPPVESLANVEERKFSLSIPSGHIKEMNRNVKGSDAAANILTSVAQISVKLQSPVTSHSAFGTSLLQEGEENIGQFLYLEGIEYRMWNTYDVHFYSSFALIMLFPKLELSIQRDFAAAVLMHDPQKIELFTGQRVSRKVLGAVPDDIGTNDPWYEVNGYILHDSNRWKDLNPKFVLQIYRDVVVTGDITFAKSVWPSVYIAMAYMDQFDKDKDGMIENEGFGDQTYDMWAASCVSAYSGGLWVAALQAAASMARLVGDGASGDYFWDRYQKAKAVYEHLWNGSYFNYDNGGGVSSSCILADQLAGQWYARACGLEGIVDEKKAQSAFQTIFNFNVLKVKEGTCGAVNGMKPDGTLDLSAFQSIEIWPGVTYAVAAAMIQEGMPEIGFKTAQGIHETAWSEKGLGYSFQTPEAWTPDGRYRSLQYMRPLAIWAMQWALSPPRLNKDDGSRADWSGEIQIPRQAFSRIANFLKLPEEKASKTILRVIYDIARERLWARR